Below is a genomic region from Anoplopoma fimbria isolate UVic2021 breed Golden Eagle Sablefish chromosome 20, Afim_UVic_2022, whole genome shotgun sequence.
ATGTCTGAATGTTTAACGTCCAAAGAGAAGaacttcatttattaataactttataaagATGATCTTATTGATTGTTGGACAAAAAAACGTTGACCCAATCAGCTGCctggatcagaaaacatgtgattcaacaagccaacCAGATTCAGCTTCCCTTCCTCTGTTACCTGAAGGCTCATTACAGCTCTACCTTTGTAaagtcagccaatcagagactgGGATGTGAGTCTTAAAGAGTCAGTCTCAgtagaaacaaaaatgtttaagacaaaaatgttttgttccgcgttaaaaaagaaaaccaaccataataatttattcattcagaAAAAGTTCACGAGGAAACGCTGAGTATTAGAAGTTTTCTTCAGCAGCtacagactttattatttattgattttgaacattaaatatgaagacTGTTTATTGTGAAGTCTGTTGACGGTCGCTGCGTTTAGTCGTAGTCCCGGTCGTCATGGTAACCGTGGTCATAATCCAGGTGGGCGGCGTCTGACGGCTCATGGTAGTCATGGTGATGACCCGGGTGGGCGGAGTCTATGTAACCGTCAACGGGATCCATGTAGGCGTAGTTCTGCTCTCCGTAGTCCACGTCGCCTTTAGGGTCGGCCAGACGGTCAGACTTTTCCCATTCGGCCCTTCTGCCGAGCGTTCGGTAGAGATACACGCTGAAGACGAACTGGAGCACCTGCAGAAGGAAGAGGATCAAATACGAGGGTTTAAACAATCCGTTATAGAAACACTTGTAAACGTTCCACACAGCATAAAAACGTACATTCAGGGTTtttaaccctcctgtcgtgttcgTTTCTCCCCCCTTACTTTAGTGTTCCcggtctgttttaactgctctGACATTAACACAAAAACCATTAATCATCACTAATCATcactacattttatttaacacctttttaagCTGTAGACAATGTCTCAGACTAGAGGTTTACATGAATAACTGCTGTGAATATACAAAGAATAGACACTGAAAATGTATCGCTAAATTAGGTCCAGAGCCTCTCAGACAGAAAATCACCTCATCAGTCGCCTACTCGTTGTGTTCACAGTAAAATGAGAGGCACAAATGAAGGTTCATATAGAGGGAAAGTGAGCAGATATGAAACATTGTTTAGTCTGGAAGGTGTGGTTCacgtggggggggggcacatAAGAAACACCTGATTCTTTAGTTTGAAGTTTGAAATGTCTACAACTTTATatatgtgaatgagtgtgtgtgtgtgtgtgtgtgtgtgtgtgtgtgtgtgtgtgtgtgtgtgtgtgtgtggtgtgtgtgtgagtgtgtgtgtgtgtgtgtgtgtgtgtgtgtgtgtgtgtgtgtgtgtgtgtgtgtgtgtgtgtgtgtgtgtgtgtgtgtgtgtgtgtgtgtgtgtgtgtgtgtgtgtgtatgtgtgagtgtgagtgtgtgtctgtatggggggttgtggttgtggttgtggtcttcaagaagtactaccctgagccttccacttaccacttattgtatcatattagtttgtttctatacttttgctctggtttatgctttaagatgcttgtttaagaaaggagatgcactgatgacttctggtgactagtagttctcttgaatacctatgttgaatacactatgggagggggggggtggttgtggatgtgtgggtgtgtatggggctgttttccatctgatgaatggacataatctagtgtttcccattcATTTCCTATGGCGGTCACTTTTGACCGGGAACACCATGGGTGTAACAAAGTTAACTAAACCactcaaaattcaatgaaagtgGTGATCAGCAATTTTATCTGTTCAAATGCCTCGTGTGGAGGATATCATGAGGCCTTGAGgcaatcagatgtaaaacacagtatttatgattgattaaagttgtaaatcggTCAGATTTGACCcgaacacgacaggagggttaaaCACAGAAGCTTTACTGTCAGTGAGtctcttctgtttttcattttttcaactGAAAGCTTTCAGTGAAGATGTTACGTCGGTTTCTCCTTTTTCACGTCTTTAAGTATTTAGTCTTCAAACTGTCAAACCAGAGTTGTTGATTGTTGGAACAATGTTTTATGTCTCTGTCCAGTTAGAATAAAGCGTGTTTGGATGAGGTTTAACAGACTGGTGTTGGTGCCCCCTACAGGCGGCTGTGCTCATTACATGGTGATGTCTATCACCTGGATCAACATGAGAGCGACGTCCATGCCGACTGCCGTCAGGATGTTctcctgcagccaatcagagagcttcTGTCTGCAGCCCTGAAACAAAACATCCTCATGAACTACGGAGCAACAGACTGGACAAATTACATGAAAACAGAATATAGCATCAGAGAACGGAATAACAAGTATGACATCCCATAATATGaacaattaacaaaaacatacgCGTACtataacataacattaaaaaaataacaaatttaacaaagtgtgtgtgtgtgtgtgtgtgtgtgtgtgtgagtctgtgtgtgtgtgtgtgtgtatttgtgtgcgtgtgtgtgtgtgtgtgtgtgtgtgtgtgtgtgtgtatgtgtgtatgtgtgtgtgtatgtgtgtatgtgtgtgtgggtgtgtgtgtgtatgtgtgagtgtgtatgtgtgttttttatgtgtatgtgtgtgtgtgtgtgtgtgtgtgtgtgtgtgtgtgtgtgtgtgtgtatatgtgtgtatgtgtgtgtgtgtgtatatgtatgtgtgtgtgtgtgtatatgtatgtgtgtgtgtgtgtgtgtatgtgtgtgtgtgtatatgtatgtatgtgtgtgtgtgtgtgtgtgtgtgtgtgtgtatatgtatgtatgtgtgtgtgtgtgtgtgtgtgtgtgtgtgtgtgtatatgtgtgtgtgtgtatatgtgtgtgtgcgtgtgtgtatgtgtgtgtgtgtgtatatgtatgtatgtgtgtgtgtgtgtgtgtgtgtgtgtgtgtatatgtatgtatgtgtgtgtgtgtgtgtgtgtgtgtgtgtgtatatgtgtgtgtgtgtgtgtgtgtgtgtgtgtgtgtgtgtgtgtgtgtgtgtgtgtgtgtgtgtgtgtgtgtgtgtgtgtgtgtgtgtgtgtgtacctcttGATACGACCCGTTCCCCGTCCCGTACTGAGGTGTGCTGACGTTCAGGTTGGAGCACCAGGGCGAGTCGGCGGTGGGTCGACTGGACCGGAAACAGGAACAAGGAAGTAGTTTAGCAGTCAGGTTCAGACTCTGGATGAAGGAGTtcttcagccaatcagaagggCCGGTCCGTCCACAGCAGCCTTCCTGAGGACGGTGGGCCGTATCGTCATGACGATGTTTGGTTAGACAGAAGCATCACGTTCAGACAGAAGACTCACGTAGTTCTGGATCTTGTCCATCAGAGGGTCTGATCTGTTGCCTGCTCCGTACTCAGAGATGATCCGGTCCACGGTTTCATCCAGACCCCGTTCAATCTGATCATCAACCAAATGTTTATCAGTGACAGAAGGACGAGTTTATTAATCATAATATATCATAGTGTCCCAGTGGTGAAGAGTCAGGatcataaacacacagtaatgaaaacaatattaggaATATTTATATTCTACATCTGCTAATAGATCACTGACACACtggctgcattctctctgctgtccaccagggggcgactcctctggttgtatagaagtctatgagaaaatgactctacttctctcttgatttattccctcagtaaacattgtaaacatgagtttatggtctcaatctctagtttcaagtcttcttcaatacagcatgatgttcatttagtaaatgatgctccatttagagtcaaacagaccataaagcaggggatgctttagggcggggctacacactgattgacaggtccacaccagagacgtatacggcgtctctacgtcactcctcctcagtccatatatggtccacaaaccaatgggtgacgtcacgatgaatacgtccacttcttatatacagaaTATGGAATAGACTTGAATTTGCTCCAGATGGTGCAGATTATGAAACGTGAATAAGCAAAATTTGCGTCATTTGTAAGAAGTTTGTGTGACCCTCAGACGTTAAAGCCTGACGTTGTGATTCTCCGCCTGTCTTCACTGACTGGGATGTAactatgtgtataaatgtatatacataaaCCATAAACTGTCTATGGTTCAATAACGTAGCAGCTACAAAGTTAGCATAGCCTAGCGCTGATGGATCCAGACTCCGTTGAGAAAAGCAGCCTTTTAAAGGTCGTTGAAGTGAAGCTGTTGTCTCACCTTTTCTCTGTtcatgagcagcagcagtgtgacgAACAGCTGACCCAGGACCAGAACCACCAGGAGGCCCATGTACTGAGGACGATAAACACCTGGAGTTTACACGCTGACTTGAACGCAGCGTCACAGAGTCAGTGCTCACAGAACAGAGGTTACGTCGGCGGTTACAGGTGGAGACTCACCACCAGCAACAGGAGGCGGAGCTCTCTGACGGCGCCAATGATCCCGACCACGCagaccaccaacaccaccagaCCAATCAGCATCAGCCCCGCCCCCACCACACGCAGCTcgtctgtgcacacacacacacacacacacacacacacacacatacacaaatacacatatttggcggctgtggcacatgaggtagagtgcTTGACCTGCAACCACGAGGTCGGtggtccttgagcgagacacctaaccccaaagttgctccccgggcgcttcatcgcagcccactgctcctccgggatggtcaaatgcagagaaccgaatatccccattgtgggactaataaaggcttaattattattattattatttatttaaatggacCTTCATTTTACTCCTCCGTCCACTAGAACTCAAACACACGGTGGAGATCAAAGCTACGTCAACGGCACGTCAAACACCAGAGAAGACGAGTCTGAGCTCAGTGAGCTTATTCTGCTTTGGCCCACGGGACGCCTCCGTCTGTAAAGTGATGCAGTAATGTGACAGCTTccttctttatgctaagctaagctaaccatcgcTACATGtcgtactgtccctttaactgTGAACGTCAGCGGTGTTACCTGAGGGGTTGACGGTCAGGAGGCTTCCTCCATCAAACAGAATCCAGAGACCGCAACCCAACACACTTAAACCCAGAGCCTGTGGacggaggtcagaggtcagaggtcaggtcCAACTAACATTTATGTTCTTGTTAAATGATAAAGTTGTGATTCATTCTCTTTGAGTGGAGAGTTGATCATGAagctgtataataataataataatgatactaaaaataatattaatattaatagtgatagtaatgaagaaaataacaataatcattatagttataatagttataattattttgtattattattataattattattataattattattattattatcatcattattattattattattattattataattattattattattattattattgttataataataataattgttattattatcattattattatcattattattatagtattattataaatgtattcatcacCAGAAAGATGAAGTTAAAAACTTCAAAGCAGAAGTTCAGCAGCTGAATCTTCACATCCAGCTTCATAGTTCTTCACTCAGCAACAACCAGCAGGTTCTGTTCAATAGAACCACAGCAGGTTctcttctgttctgttctgttctgttctgttctgttctgttctgttctgttctcttctcttcttaACACAATTCTGCTGTGTTCATTAGAACCACAGCCGGTTCTTCAGTCGTGTTCTCCAGTagaatgttttctttagctTCAGCTTCAGCGAAACCAGAGATCAGAGTCCACTTCCTTATTGCCTCTAAACATTAGACTGATCCCACCATCTccatggagacacacacacacacacacacacaaacacacacacacacacacacctacacaaacacacacactcacactcactcacacacacacacacacacacacacacacacacacgctcacgctcacgctcacacacacacacacacacactcactcacactcactcactcactcactcactcacactcacacacacactcactcactcactcactcacacacacacactcgatcacacacacaccctacacacacacacacacacagtgaaatcTTTTCAGGAAGGaacttcctcttcatccttcttTGTTAACTCCATGAAGTGTATTTAAACtgcatttcccacaatgccttTCAGCAGCTGAAACAAACAGGAACGAGGAAACAGACtgaaaataattcatgaaaTCAACTTTAACCAAAGTTCACGAGTCATTTAGGTTTATGAGATTATCTAcagatattttaataatcatTGATAATATAGCCTGATTAGAAACATGACTGATGTAAGTATAAATATGTGGGATAGAtgaatactgtatttatatgtatatatatatatatgtacatatacatatatatatatatactcagctCCGTTAAAGAGGACTCGTGTCCCCTGGAGGGTCCTCAGACCTCAGTGTGAGACCCTCTGCTGCAGTTAGAGGGGAACACAAACAGGCctcgtgacctttgacctctgagtTAAAGAGAAAGTTGTTACCGTTAGTCAGAGTGAGTCtcacagaggtcaaaggtcggcGCTCCGGCTCGTTCCCACGTTCATCAGTAGCTTTTACTGCTCGGCAGCCGGCCAATCGTTTCCATCCGTCCGGCCCGGTTACCGCGGCGACGGCTCGTCTCGATCAAACCAAGCAATGGATGACAACGtcaccgtgactgtgacatcatcagagcatctgtgacatcatcacccAGTCGCCATAATAAACATGTTGGAATAGtttgtttctgaaaacacagaaacgtTTTGATTAAGTCAACGAAGTAAATCGAGAAACCGTTTATGTGGTGAAAATAACTACAacgcaggactttcacccaggagaccaccgGTTCTTGGATTAcgtccgtcgccatcttgtttttttgcaaccagtgaacaggaagtgaccatatatggagtgaggaggagtgacgtagagacgccgtatacgtctctggtgtcgacctgtcaatcagtgtgtagccccgccctaaagcatcccctgctttatggtctgtttgactctaaatggagcatcatttactaaatgaacatcatgctgtattgaagaagacttgaaactagagattgagaccataaactcatgtttacaatgtttactgagggaataaatcaagagagaagtagagtcattttctcatagacttctatacaaccagaggagtcgccccctggtggacagcagagagaatgcagctttcaAAAACCTACAACGGTAACGTGTTTTTTCTGGCGACTGGGTTGGACATCAGTGTGACATCATGAAGAGGATGCTGCAGTAAATTACATTAACACAGAATTACTTTATTGAttgtaaccatagcaacagatAATCccgctctctgattggctgtcaggTTCCAGGTGGTTAACTGACTGAAGGGAGGAACATTTTCAGACCTCAGGTACCTTCCCAACGGCCTCCAGAACCCCATGAAGGACCTGAACAACTTTATGGAGCTCTGGGGCATCTTTCAGATCTACTTGTACCAGAACCACTAGAACCAGAACCATTAGAACCAGAACCACTAGAACCAGAACCACTAGAACCAGAACCACTAAAATATCCTGAGGACCCTTAAAATACCATCATCCtggaatatattttatttgtccttgaaacaaattaataataagaataaataaacagaaagatgGATAACGTGATAATAAATCAGTTCTCATATGTTTATTAGTGTGTAGACggataatataaatgtaatataaacagtttaagcacatacattattataatatataatatatgttagacacactcacacacactcacacaaagacacacacacacacacactcacacacactcacacaaagacacacacacacacacactcacacaaagacacacacacactcacacaaagacacacacacacacacacacacacactcacacacacacacacacacacacacacactcacacaaagacacacacacacacacactcacacaaagacacacacacacacacacacactcacacaaagacacacacacacacacactgtcatcacacaaagacacacacacacacacacactgctgtatcCAGAGAGTTTCCCAGAAGGAAGAATTCCTGACAGGCAGCTCAAtccatcacccccccccccccctgtggCATGCTGGGAGTTGtgactgggaacactggggaTGTAAATCTGTGTTAATGTGCGTTAGAGAgtttaaacacagaaacacggtggcacactaacatgcactaacataaACTAACatgcatgctcacatgcactaacatgcacgctcacatgcacgctcacatgcactaacatcaACTtacatgcacgctcacatgcactaaaatgcacgctcacatgcactaacatcaACTAACATGCACGTTCACATGAACTAAaatgcacgctcacatgcactaacatcaACTAACATCAACtaacatgcacactcacatgcactaacatgcacgctcacatgcactaacattcACCAACATGCAATAACATGAACTAACATGCACCCTCACATGCACTAATATGCACGCTtacatgcactaacatgaaCTAACATGCACGTGTTTTGCCGGCTCTgtgaacaaagagaggagaagctctgataaaaacaaacagagagagacttcATCCTCTGATCAGGTTGATGTTTCTCCTCTATATCTCTAATAGATGATAGTTATTGATCAGATATTGATGATTGGAATGTAAAATAGAATACAGAACATTTATCTATCTCTGAATGAAGCCCTCTGATTGGTGCACACAGACAAAGCTCAGGGCAAAGAGAACATTCtctaaatcatttaaaatctaTTAAAAGAATCAGAGCGCCGCCTTCAGGACAAACTGGACATtacataacaataaaaacatcataatgtGTTTATGATATGTTGTTATTGATTTGCctttaaactcattttaaatgaaccccttgacattttttctttactaACAAAGTACAGAACCCAGTGTAGTCTTGTTCCTGTGACGTCTCCGGTTCGATTCCTGCCAGTAAAGATGTAAAAACAGAACCTCTCTGAGTCCAGGACCCTGTTGTTTGGCTTGTGATTCAAGCTGCTGATCGTCTGTTCCCGATCGTCTGttccacacaccacacacacacacacacacacacacacacacacacacacacacacacacacacacacacacacacacacacacacacacacacacacacacacacacactcacacactcacacacacacacacacacacacacacacacacacacacacacactcacactcacacacacacacacacacacacacacacacacacacacacacacacacacacacacacacacacacacacacacacacacacacacacacacacacacacacacacacacacacacacacacacacacacacacactctgcatgtCAGGATCTGTCCTGTTGAAGTTTCACTTTCTTCATGACTGCACTCTAACAAAATACAagtctgaaaatgtgttttaacccTTTAAACTCCTGGAGGCTCCAGAGATCCTTTAGGAGGTTCTAGGTGACAGGTTCAAGGTTCAAGAGTTCAATGACAACAggataaaaacactttatataAGAGTTCTGTTgatgtacatgtatgtgtatatatgtatatgtacttGATCTGTTTAGTAACCCTCGGTTGTGCTAAGGGTTAACCTGACAGACGGAGGAGGAACCTCCCACGGCCGTCCGTCTGCCTCAGTCAGGTTGAGTCTCTCGTCCAGGATGAACGTgttgctgcctctctctctctgtctcgctctgatgatgtcatcctgCTGTGGTGAGTGACCTGTGACCTTCTGCTTTATATCTGTTGTTCTAAACAGGTTTATGAGTcatcttgttgttgtttgtttcagtgtttgtttgttgacccATGTggatcaataaaaacaacatctgtTACCACGGCAATGGCTTGTTTTAATATTACTGTTATTGACCCAAACTAGAAAAATGAGTCATGATCACCAGTGATGGTCTAAAGGGGTTTCAGGGGGTTCTACTGGTCATTGAAGAGGTTCTGAATGTGTTTAAAGCGGTTCTAGCGGTCATTGAGGAGGTTCTGGAGGTTTTGAGGTTCTAGTGGTCATTGAGGAGGTTCTAAAGATGTTTCAGGAGGTTCTACTGGTCACTGAGGAGGTTCTGGAGGTTTTGAGGTTCTAGTGGTCATTGAGGAGGTTCTGAAGGTGTTTGGGAGGTTCTACTGGTCACTGAGGAGGTTCTGGAGGTTTTGAGGTTCTAGTGGTCATTGAGGAGGTTCTGAAGGTGTTTGGGAGGTTCTACTGGTCACTGAGGAGGGTTTAGAGGTGTTTTAGGTTCTTCCAATCATCAAAGGTTTCAAAGTTTTAGTTTTTCCTTCTGAGGATTGTTGGTAGAACGTTGTCTGGTTATCGTACGGTTGGTAGTTTGATCTCCAGCTCTTCTGGTCTTCATATTGAAGGTCGCTGATGTCGACATCAAActtcttctgtttgtttatccttatttatttgtttgtttttctattgaaatacatttttatataatgttaaCTTCACATTTTAGATCAAATCAAACGACCGGATTGATTTCCTGTCAGCCGTTAGATTCAGTTCATTAATATGAAATCAATCTCAGAAGTTCAgtgaacttttatttttcatttctcagcTGCTGATTCACATTTTCCTCAGAACACTTTGAAGCAGAAATGAAACAGCTGTGGTCTCGTCTTTGAAACAAAAGGAACAAAGAATCCTGATCTTAattcaaactgtaaaaacatgaacaataattcacactaaatattttaaaggttaATAAACCTCCAACTGAAAGTCaagataaacattttaaaataaaatatttatttaagtgtaaCTTTCTTTAAGACGTTTCcacaaataagaaaacaaaatgcttcTGTTACATTATTCATGTTTCACTTTTAACTCTTAAGGcgttattgattattgttacAATATCATCAAATTACTCCATAATAAATCATCATACCTGCTGGTCTCAAGGACGCTTAGCACAAAGGACCCAGGGagaaactgttagcctagcttagcacaaagactggaagcttAGGGAATATGTAAGCCTAACTAAGCACATAGACTCGAAGCAcaggaaactgttagcctagcttagcacaaagatttAACATGGGAGAACTGTTTGCCTAGCATTGCAAAAGACTGGAAGCAaagggaaactgttagcctagcttagcacaaagactggaagcaaagggaaactgttagcctagcttagcacaaagactagaatAAGGGGAatgaacatattttttgttgtgaGTCATCTGTAAagttccccgctgtgggactaataaaggattatcttatctgatCATCAGATAAAAGAAATCTGTAACTGAACTCGTCTTTGTTCATTTCCAGAGATTCTTTCTGTGTTGAATCATGAAACTTTATCGGCTGATGAGatcagacaggaaacactgagcttcttcttcttcttttcttct
It encodes:
- the si:ch73-139j3.4 gene encoding tetraspanin-19 isoform X2 — protein: MKLDVKIQLLNFCFEVFNFIFLALGLSVLGCGLWILFDGGSLLTVNPSDELRVVGAGLMLIGLVVLVVCVVGIIGAVRELRLLLLVYMGLLVVLVLGQLFVTLLLLMNREKIERGLDETVDRIISEYGAGNRSDPLMDKIQNYEGCCGRTGPSDWLKNSFIQSLNLTAKLLPCSCFRSSRPTADSPWCSNLNVSTPQYGTGNGSYQEGCRQKLSDWLQENILTAVGMDVALMLIQVLQFVFSVYLYRTLGRRAEWEKSDRLADPKGDVDYGEQNYAYMDPVDGYIDSAHPGHHHDYHEPSDAAHLDYDHGYHDDRDYD
- the si:ch73-139j3.4 gene encoding tetraspanin-19 isoform X1, whose protein sequence is MGIFGSLHLTIPEEQWAAMKRPGSNFGVRCLAQGPPTSWLQVKHSTSCATAAKYVYLCMCVCVCVCVCVCTDELRVVGAGLMLIGLVVLVVCVVGIIGAVRELRLLLLVYMGLLVVLVLGQLFVTLLLLMNREKIERGLDETVDRIISEYGAGNRSDPLMDKIQNYEGCCGRTGPSDWLKNSFIQSLNLTAKLLPCSCFRSSRPTADSPWCSNLNVSTPQYGTGNGSYQEGCRQKLSDWLQENILTAVGMDVALMLIQVLQFVFSVYLYRTLGRRAEWEKSDRLADPKGDVDYGEQNYAYMDPVDGYIDSAHPGHHHDYHEPSDAAHLDYDHGYHDDRDYD